A window from Pokkaliibacter sp. MBI-7 encodes these proteins:
- the cynS gene encoding cyanase has protein sequence MISSREDVTRMILASKVRKGLQWHEVAEMIGQSKEWTTAACLGQMTFTRAQAEKIGAIFNLNDEAVAWLQIVPSKGSLSTAVPTDPLVYRLYEVVSVYGSTIKELIHEEFGDGIMSAIDFTMDIQREEDPKGDRVKLVLSGKFLPYKTY, from the coding sequence ATGATCAGCTCCCGTGAAGACGTAACCCGCATGATTCTGGCGAGTAAGGTGCGCAAGGGCCTGCAGTGGCATGAGGTGGCCGAGATGATCGGCCAGTCAAAGGAGTGGACCACCGCCGCCTGCCTTGGCCAGATGACCTTTACCAGGGCGCAGGCGGAGAAAATCGGCGCCATTTTCAATCTCAATGATGAGGCGGTGGCATGGCTGCAGATTGTGCCCAGCAAAGGCTCGCTGAGCACGGCGGTACCAACCGATCCACTGGTCTATCGCCTGTACGAAGTGGTCAGCGTGTACGGCAGTACCATCAAGGAGCTGATCCATGAAGAGTTCGGCGACGGCATCATGAGCGCCATCGACTTCACCATGGATATTCAGCGTGAGGAAGATCCCAAAGGAGACAGGGTTAAACTGGTGCTGTCAGGCAAGTTTCTGCCTTACAAGACTTACTGA
- a CDS encoding electron transfer flavoprotein subunit beta, which produces MQPKQDASAELNVSVLLSVGAHPKTARSRRADQDAKALELALSLPKARVAAIHAGDAEDEALRQYLGMGLPALQVLPQPKEADVVPVLVDYLRQHPATLVLTGGKAEQGESSGMLPYLLAQELGWPVVPRVAAVESVGNGKASVLQALPRGQRRALTVSLPCVLCIDEAAPAPRQSAFALGQRGRIEVLSAVVTTDSERSEWTTQPARKRPKRLKVVKAKTAADRFKAATAKASGDGGQVIVPKTVEEGAAAILKMLKEEGVLR; this is translated from the coding sequence ATGCAGCCTAAACAAGACGCCTCTGCTGAACTGAACGTCAGCGTATTGCTGTCGGTCGGGGCGCATCCCAAAACCGCCCGCAGCCGTCGTGCCGATCAGGACGCCAAAGCACTGGAGCTGGCACTGTCACTGCCCAAAGCCCGGGTCGCGGCGATTCATGCCGGTGATGCTGAAGACGAAGCGCTGCGCCAGTATCTGGGGATGGGGCTGCCTGCCCTGCAGGTGCTGCCGCAGCCTAAAGAAGCCGATGTGGTGCCGGTACTGGTCGATTATCTGCGTCAGCATCCGGCTACGCTGGTGCTGACCGGTGGTAAGGCAGAGCAGGGCGAGTCATCCGGTATGCTGCCTTATTTGCTGGCACAGGAACTGGGCTGGCCCGTGGTGCCGCGGGTGGCGGCGGTGGAGTCTGTCGGTAATGGCAAAGCGTCGGTATTGCAGGCGCTGCCCCGTGGACAGCGCCGCGCCCTGACCGTCAGTCTGCCCTGCGTGCTGTGCATTGATGAAGCGGCGCCTGCGCCACGGCAAAGTGCTTTTGCACTGGGACAGCGCGGCAGGATTGAGGTACTGAGCGCTGTGGTTACGACCGATAGCGAACGCAGTGAATGGACCACGCAGCCCGCGCGTAAACGCCCGAAGCGTCTGAAGGTCGTCAAGGCCAAAACCGCTGCCGACCGCTTCAAGGCAGCAACGGCCAAAGCCTCCGGCGATGGCGGTCAGGTCATCGTGCCGAAAACCGTGGAAGAAGGCGCGGCGGCTATCCTGAAAATGCTGAAAGAGGAGGGGGTACTGCGCTGA
- a CDS encoding electron transfer flavoprotein subunit alpha/FixB family protein, translated as MSDIIRRDPRREWILRNRLHPLHASLAAPQDQWMGPNGVVRKNPHAVGFIGPNGIKRIDRSGGQTGDGGSVRRSGTTEVQLPLFRVEQPAFYVVVVPDMVGGRLTSHDKDVLGLAHQLVRQTSARTGSEGAVLAVVFGAHKESGFDTAGVDRLLQLDDSKYTGYAPEQRLNVLTTLERTLEISQWLLPDSLEGGGDLGRRLAAKLKQRPATQAWALADGQVTCRAAGQREDWQRPASRILLMANECAEPVSETRHEAKPLLEELVRQLELPALISRIEDKGQVAVDPSAVPLGEAEFILSAGNGIRDFALFHNAASVLRATEGASRVAVDNGDMPRFRQVGATGTWVTARVYLAVGISGAVQHLQGIGQCDKVIAINTDPGCDMVKRADLSVIADSTDMLAALIKLVDGYRGAEEGEEDAA; from the coding sequence ATGAGCGATATTATCCGTCGTGATCCCCGCCGCGAGTGGATTCTGCGCAACCGTCTGCATCCGCTGCACGCCAGTCTGGCAGCGCCGCAGGATCAGTGGATGGGCCCCAACGGGGTGGTCCGCAAGAATCCTCATGCGGTTGGCTTTATCGGCCCCAACGGTATCAAACGTATTGACCGCAGCGGCGGCCAGACCGGCGACGGTGGCAGCGTACGCCGCAGCGGTACCACCGAGGTTCAGCTGCCGCTGTTCCGGGTGGAGCAGCCGGCGTTCTACGTGGTGGTGGTACCCGACATGGTCGGTGGCCGCCTGACCAGCCATGATAAAGATGTGCTGGGTCTGGCCCATCAGCTGGTCAGACAGACCAGTGCCCGCACGGGCAGCGAGGGCGCGGTACTGGCCGTGGTGTTCGGTGCGCACAAGGAAAGCGGTTTTGATACCGCTGGCGTGGATCGCCTGCTGCAGCTGGATGACAGCAAATACACCGGCTATGCCCCGGAACAACGTCTCAATGTGCTGACGACGCTTGAGCGCACGCTGGAGATCAGCCAGTGGCTGTTACCTGACTCCCTGGAAGGGGGCGGTGATCTTGGCCGCCGGCTGGCAGCCAAACTCAAGCAGCGTCCGGCCACTCAGGCCTGGGCACTGGCGGACGGTCAGGTCACCTGCCGCGCCGCCGGTCAGCGTGAAGACTGGCAGCGCCCGGCCTCACGTATTCTGCTGATGGCCAATGAGTGTGCCGAGCCGGTCAGCGAAACTCGTCATGAAGCCAAACCGCTGCTGGAAGAGCTGGTTCGCCAGCTGGAGCTGCCAGCGCTGATCAGTCGCATTGAAGACAAGGGACAGGTGGCGGTCGATCCGAGCGCTGTTCCTCTTGGCGAAGCAGAATTTATTCTGTCGGCCGGTAACGGTATTCGCGATTTTGCCCTGTTCCACAACGCCGCCAGTGTGCTGCGTGCCACCGAAGGCGCCTCCCGTGTGGCGGTGGATAACGGTGATATGCCGCGCTTCCGTCAGGTGGGAGCCACCGGTACCTGGGTCACCGCCCGTGTCTATCTGGCGGTGGGGATTTCTGGGGCGGTACAGCATCTGCAGGGTATCGGCCAGTGTGACAAGGTGATTGCCATTAATACGGACCCTGGCTGCGATATGGTCAAACGTGCGGATCTGTCGGTGATTGCCGACTCTACCGATATGCTGGCGGCACTGATCAAACTGGTAGACGGCTACCGTGGTGCCGAGGAGGGCGAAGAAGATGCAGCCTAA
- a CDS encoding (Fe-S)-binding protein produces MLNTLLSLLIFVALALAVIGAVRRARLWRQGQASPVDLIGGLLKMPRRYLVDLHHVVARDKAMSNTHVATAGGFVASAVLIVLVHLFELDSRILAWALLLTTATMFTGAVFVYRRRIDPPARLSKGPWIRLPKSLLVFAASFFVLTLPAAGILPAGTGGWLLAVVLTAGIVWGMGEMFFGMTWGGPMKHAFAGALHLAFHRRAERFEDGVGRSTGLKAIDLTAAKLGVEKPADFKWNQLLGFDACVQCGRCEAVCPAFAAGQPLNPKKLIQDMVVGLAGGTDVNYAGSPYPGKPIGEHGGNAHSPIVKGLVDAETLWSCTTCRACVEECPMMIEHVDAIVDMRRFLTLEKGATPNKGPEVLENLIATDNPGGFEPGSRMHWAADLSIPVLAETRQTDVLFWVGDGGFDMRNQRTLRSFVKLLKAAGVDFAVLAHEERDSGDVARRLGDEATFQQLAKRNIQTLSQYRFKRIVTCDPHSFHVLKNEYGELGGHYEVLHHTTYLNELVQSGALQVSKHLGGSVTYHDPCYLGRYNGEYEAPRELLRSLGIEVKEMERSGFRSRCCGGGGGAPITDIPGKQRIPDMRMDDARATGAEIVAVGCPQCTAMLEGVVEPRPQIKDIAELLAAALIEVDTPKVQKAAVQTAEPVTMAAPARASASKTGEPA; encoded by the coding sequence ATGCTCAACACGCTGCTTTCCCTGTTGATATTCGTCGCCCTGGCCCTCGCCGTGATCGGTGCAGTGCGCCGCGCGCGTTTGTGGCGTCAGGGTCAGGCCAGTCCGGTGGATCTCATCGGCGGTTTACTGAAAATGCCACGCCGCTATCTGGTCGACCTCCACCATGTAGTGGCACGTGATAAGGCCATGTCCAACACTCACGTTGCGACAGCCGGTGGCTTTGTTGCCTCTGCCGTACTGATCGTGCTGGTGCATCTGTTCGAACTGGACAGCCGCATTCTGGCCTGGGCACTGCTGCTCACCACTGCCACCATGTTTACCGGTGCTGTCTTCGTTTACCGTCGCCGTATTGATCCGCCTGCGCGTCTGTCCAAAGGCCCGTGGATTCGTCTGCCCAAAAGTCTGCTGGTATTCGCGGCGTCCTTCTTTGTGCTGACCCTGCCAGCGGCCGGTATTTTGCCCGCAGGCACCGGAGGCTGGTTGCTGGCGGTGGTGCTGACCGCGGGTATCGTCTGGGGCATGGGTGAAATGTTCTTTGGCATGACCTGGGGCGGGCCGATGAAGCACGCCTTTGCCGGTGCGCTGCATCTGGCCTTCCACCGTCGTGCCGAGCGTTTTGAAGACGGCGTCGGCCGTTCTACCGGTCTCAAGGCTATTGATCTGACCGCCGCCAAACTCGGTGTAGAAAAGCCCGCTGACTTCAAATGGAACCAGCTGCTGGGCTTTGATGCCTGCGTACAGTGCGGTCGTTGTGAAGCAGTATGCCCGGCGTTTGCCGCCGGCCAGCCGCTGAACCCGAAAAAACTGATTCAGGATATGGTCGTGGGTCTGGCGGGCGGTACTGACGTCAACTATGCCGGCAGCCCTTATCCCGGCAAACCCATCGGTGAGCACGGTGGCAATGCCCATTCGCCCATCGTCAAAGGGCTGGTGGATGCCGAAACCCTGTGGTCCTGCACCACCTGCCGTGCCTGCGTGGAAGAGTGCCCGATGATGATCGAACATGTGGATGCCATCGTCGACATGCGCCGCTTCCTCACGCTGGAGAAGGGCGCCACGCCCAACAAAGGCCCGGAAGTGCTGGAAAACCTGATCGCTACCGATAACCCCGGCGGTTTCGAGCCCGGCTCACGTATGCACTGGGCGGCTGATCTGTCGATCCCGGTACTGGCTGAGACCAGGCAGACTGACGTGCTGTTCTGGGTCGGTGATGGCGGCTTCGACATGCGTAATCAGCGCACCCTGCGCAGCTTCGTCAAGCTGCTCAAGGCGGCCGGTGTGGACTTCGCTGTGCTGGCTCACGAAGAGCGTGACAGCGGTGATGTCGCCCGTCGTCTGGGGGATGAAGCCACCTTCCAGCAGCTGGCCAAACGTAATATCCAAACCCTGTCGCAGTACCGCTTCAAGCGCATCGTGACCTGTGATCCGCACAGCTTCCATGTGCTGAAAAACGAATACGGCGAGCTGGGCGGTCACTATGAAGTGCTGCACCACACCACCTATCTGAACGAGCTGGTGCAGTCAGGTGCGCTGCAGGTAAGTAAACATCTGGGCGGCAGTGTGACCTATCACGATCCCTGCTATCTGGGCCGCTACAACGGTGAATATGAAGCCCCCCGCGAACTGCTGCGCAGTCTCGGTATCGAAGTGAAAGAAATGGAACGCTCCGGTTTCCGCTCACGCTGCTGCGGTGGCGGTGGTGGTGCGCCGATTACCGATATTCCCGGTAAACAGCGTATCCCCGATATGCGCATGGACGATGCCCGTGCCACCGGTGCCGAGATTGTGGCCGTAGGCTGCCCACAGTGCACCGCGATGCTGGAAGGGGTGGTGGAGCCGCGTCCGCAGATCAAAGACATTGCTGAGCTGCTTGCTGCGGCGCTGATCGAAGTGGACACACCTAAAGTGCAGAAGGCTGCCGTGCAGACCGCTGAGCCAGTGACCATGGCTGCGCCTGCCAGAGCGTCAGCCAGCAAAACAGGGGAGCCTGCCTGA
- the dgcA gene encoding dimethylglycine demethylation protein DgcA produces the protein MAFEAMFQPIQIGKLTIRNRVLSTAHAEVYATDGGMTTERYVQYYEEKAKGGIGMAICGGSSVVAIDSPQGWWKSVNLSTDKIIPHFQNLADAMHKHGAKIMIQITHMGRRSRWDGEHWPTLMSPSGIREPVHRATCKTIEPEEIWRVIGNYAQAARRAKEGGLDGVELSAVHQHMIDQFWSPRVNKRTDEWGGSFENRMRFGMEVLKAVRAEVGPDFCVGMRICGDEFHPDGLTHDDMKQIAKYYADTGMIDFIGVVGSGCDTHNTLANVIPNMTYPPEPFLHLAAGIKEVVNVPVLHAQNIKDPNQATRILEGGYVDMVGMTRAHIADPHFIAKIKMNQVDQIRQCVGANYCIDRQYQGLDVLCIQNAATSREYMGVPHIIEKTTGAKRKVVIVGGGPAGMEAARVAAERGHDVTLFEKQEQLGGQITLASKAPQRDQIAGITRWFQLELARLNIDLRLGTPADAASILDCKPDIVILANGGHPFLEQNEHWGAHEGLVVSSWDILSGKVEPGKNVLVYDTICEFSGMSVADYLADKGSKVEIVTDDIKPGVAIGGTTFPTYYRSMYPKEVIMTGDLMLEKVYREGDKLVAVLENEYTGAKEERVVDQVVVENGVRPDETLYYALKQDSLNKGQIDIEALFAIAPQPSLKQLDGKAAGSYLLYRIGDCVAQRNTHAAIYDALRLCKDF, from the coding sequence GCGGCATTGGTATGGCGATCTGCGGTGGTTCATCCGTGGTGGCCATCGACAGCCCGCAGGGCTGGTGGAAGTCGGTCAACCTGTCGACCGACAAGATCATTCCTCATTTCCAGAATCTGGCGGACGCCATGCACAAGCACGGCGCCAAGATCATGATTCAGATTACCCACATGGGTCGTCGTTCCCGCTGGGATGGCGAGCACTGGCCGACGCTGATGTCACCGTCTGGTATCCGTGAACCCGTACACCGTGCCACCTGTAAAACCATCGAGCCGGAAGAAATCTGGCGTGTGATTGGTAACTACGCGCAGGCGGCCCGTCGTGCCAAAGAGGGTGGTCTGGACGGCGTCGAACTGTCTGCCGTACACCAGCACATGATCGACCAGTTCTGGTCACCCCGTGTTAACAAACGTACTGATGAGTGGGGCGGCAGCTTCGAGAACCGCATGCGCTTCGGTATGGAAGTGCTGAAAGCAGTGCGGGCTGAAGTGGGCCCGGATTTCTGCGTCGGTATGCGTATCTGTGGTGACGAGTTCCATCCGGACGGTCTGACCCATGACGACATGAAGCAGATCGCCAAATATTACGCTGACACCGGCATGATCGACTTTATCGGTGTGGTGGGTTCAGGTTGTGATACGCACAACACCCTGGCCAACGTTATCCCCAACATGACCTATCCGCCCGAGCCTTTCCTGCATCTGGCGGCTGGCATCAAGGAAGTGGTCAATGTGCCTGTGCTGCACGCGCAGAACATCAAAGACCCCAATCAGGCGACCCGCATTCTGGAAGGCGGTTATGTGGACATGGTCGGTATGACCCGCGCCCACATCGCTGACCCGCACTTTATCGCCAAGATCAAGATGAATCAGGTAGACCAGATTCGTCAGTGCGTGGGCGCCAACTACTGTATCGACCGTCAGTATCAGGGCCTCGACGTACTCTGTATCCAGAACGCGGCGACTTCCCGTGAATACATGGGAGTGCCTCACATCATCGAAAAAACCACCGGTGCCAAACGCAAGGTGGTGATCGTTGGTGGCGGCCCTGCCGGTATGGAAGCCGCACGTGTGGCGGCTGAGCGTGGTCATGATGTGACCCTGTTCGAGAAGCAGGAGCAGCTGGGCGGGCAGATTACTCTGGCCTCCAAAGCGCCGCAGCGTGATCAGATTGCCGGTATCACCCGCTGGTTCCAGCTGGAGCTGGCACGTCTGAACATCGACCTGCGTCTGGGTACGCCTGCTGATGCCGCAAGCATTCTCGACTGCAAACCCGATATCGTCATTCTGGCCAACGGCGGTCATCCGTTCCTTGAGCAGAACGAGCACTGGGGGGCCCATGAGGGTCTGGTTGTGAGCAGCTGGGATATCCTGTCCGGCAAGGTAGAGCCGGGCAAGAACGTACTGGTGTACGACACCATCTGTGAGTTCAGCGGTATGTCAGTGGCCGACTATCTGGCAGACAAGGGCTCCAAAGTGGAAATCGTGACCGACGACATCAAGCCCGGCGTGGCCATAGGCGGCACCACCTTCCCGACTTACTATCGCAGCATGTATCCGAAAGAAGTGATCATGACCGGCGACCTGATGCTGGAGAAGGTATACCGCGAAGGTGACAAGCTGGTGGCGGTACTGGAGAACGAGTACACCGGCGCCAAAGAGGAGCGCGTGGTGGATCAGGTGGTGGTCGAGAACGGCGTACGTCCTGACGAAACCCTGTACTACGCACTCAAGCAGGACTCACTCAACAAAGGGCAGATCGATATCGAAGCGTTGTTTGCCATTGCGCCCCAGCCCAGCCTGAAGCAGCTGGATGGCAAGGCCGCTGGCAGCTACCTGCTGTATCGCATCGGTGACTGCGTGGCACAGCGTAATACGCATGCTGCCATCTATGATGCCCTGCGTCTGTGTAAGGACTTCTAA